DNA from Pseudomonas mendocina:
CCTCAAATACGGCAGCGAGGAGCAGAAGCAGCGCTTTCTCCGTCCGCTGGCCGAGGGCAGCATGCTCGGTGCCTTCGCCCTGACCGAGCCGCAGGCAGGTTCCGACGCCAGCGATCTGCGCACCCGTGCGCGGCGCGATGGCGACCATTACGTGCTCAACGGTGCCAAGCAGTTCATCACCTCCGGCAGCCACGCCGGTATGGTCATCGTGTTCGCCGTCACCGATCCGCAAGCGGGCAAGAAGGGCATCAGCGCCTTTATCGTGCCGACCGATACACCGGGGTTTTCGGTGGTGCGAGTGGAGGACAAGCTTGGCCAGCATGCCTCAGACACCTGCCAGCTGCAGCTCGACGACGTGCGCATCCCGGTCGATCTACGCCTGGGCGAGGAGGGCGAGGGCTATCGCATCGCCCTGGCCAACCTCGAAGGCGGACGCATCGGCATCGCCGCGCAATCGGTGGGCATGGCGCGGGCCGCGTTCGAGGCGGCGCGTGATTACGCCCATGAGCGGGTGACCTTCGGCAAGCCGATCATCGAGCATCAGGCGGTGGCGTTTCGCCTGGCGGACATGGCCACGCAGATCGCCGTGGCGCGGCAGATGGTGCATCACGCTGCCAGCCTGCGCGAAGCGGGCCAGGCGTGCCTGACCGAGGCGTCGATGGCCAAGTTGTTCGCCTCGGAGATGGCCGAGCGCGTGTGCTCGGCGGCGATCCAGACCCTGGGGGGGTATGGCTACCTCAAGGACTTCCCGGTCGAGCGCATCTACCGCGACGTGCGCGTGTGCCAGATCTATGAAGGCACCAGCGATGTGCAGCGGATGGTGATTGCCCGCGGTTTGTAAGCGTAGGGTGTGCCGTGCGCACCGTGGCTGACGCCGCGGTGTCATGAGATCCCTTGTTACATGCTGTGCAAAGGAAGCTGCTGCGCTGTGGCGAACTCGGTGCCAGGCCTGGCGGTGCGCACGGCGCACCCTACGTGATGTCGTCATTGCGTCGGGTGGATCACGGGTTACCGATCCACCATGAGCGCTGATCAGTCGAACTGGTACTGCACGCCCGCACCGACGTACCAGGCGCGTTCCGGGCCAGGCTCGTAATAGCGGCCGTTGCCATCACCGACGATCACCGAGCCGATGTATTCGCGATCGAACAGGTTGTCGATACGGAGCACCTGGTTGAAGGTCAGCGCACCGGCTTTCTGCTCGAAGCGCGCCTGCCAGTTGAACAGTGCATAACTGGGCGCCGCCTTGGCGGTGTTGCTGTCCTCGACGTACAGCTGGCTGCGGTACAGGCCTTCGACGGCGGTGCTGAACCAACCCACCGGCTGCCAGGCGAGTTCGCCATACAGGCTGCGGGTAGGAATGCCCGGCAGATGGTTACCCGACTCGATCAGGCGGCCGTTGCTGGTGAAATCCTTGCTGTATGTGGCATCGATATGGGTGTAGGCAAGGTTGGCGCGCAGGGTTTCGCTCAGGCGGCTTTCCAGCGCCAGCTCGATGCCAC
Protein-coding regions in this window:
- a CDS encoding acyl-CoA dehydrogenase family protein — its product is MLPNEEDILIRDMARQFAQERLKPFAADWDREHRFPAEAIAEMGQLGFMGMLVAQQWGGAETGHLAYAMALEEVAAGDGACSTIMSVHNSVGCMPILKYGSEEQKQRFLRPLAEGSMLGAFALTEPQAGSDASDLRTRARRDGDHYVLNGAKQFITSGSHAGMVIVFAVTDPQAGKKGISAFIVPTDTPGFSVVRVEDKLGQHASDTCQLQLDDVRIPVDLRLGEEGEGYRIALANLEGGRIGIAAQSVGMARAAFEAARDYAHERVTFGKPIIEHQAVAFRLADMATQIAVARQMVHHAASLREAGQACLTEASMAKLFASEMAERVCSAAIQTLGGYGYLKDFPVERIYRDVRVCQIYEGTSDVQRMVIARGL